A genomic window from Ananas comosus cultivar F153 linkage group 22, ASM154086v1, whole genome shotgun sequence includes:
- the LOC109727017 gene encoding FT-interacting protein 1-like yields MKMGAKEEEEEKLVVEVVAAHNLMPKDGQGSSSPYVEVEFEHQKRRTRSVPKELNPVWNERLLFPVSEPDDLPYRAIDVAVYNDRAHAHGGGARNFLGRVRVPAAGVPAPGEDAVPQLFPLEKRSLFSHIRGEISLKIYRTYGHAHAPAQQVGLGPGPGPGPGPGPGTAKAKEKAAPKHQKQQQQQQQQPPQLPPAVAAQPPPQQQPSAAQKQPRPRPGPELSGPGPAGAIKPMILATGPALGPEPYPVLCAGSGAQEFALKETRPRLGGAAAAAGGHRDKSSATYDLVEQVQYLYVRVVRARDLPQSGGEVHAEVKLGNYRGVTPPAPASAAHWGQVFAFSGDSVHSSVAEVLVKEREREESIGRVVFDLSEVPRRAPPDSTLAPQWYRLEDPSGDRRGELMASAWFGTQADEAFAEAWHSKAAGVHGDGLGSIKSKVYVAPKLWYLRVSVLEAQDLPPGAGDKARFPELFARAMVGAQILRTRAAAPAHPNRGPSNPVWAEDLMFVVAEPFDDLLVVSVEDRVGPGRDDVLGRAGSGAQSCRFGAGRVHLRLSLDGGYHVLDESTAHSSDLRPTAKQLWAPPVGVLELGVLGATALAPMKPPREGKPGSSADAYCVAKYAHKWVRTRTVVDSLCPRWNEQYTWEVFDPCTVITVGVFDNCHVDRTSSSSSSSPPSPRDARIGKIRIRLSTLETDRVYTHAYPLLMLHPSSGLKKMGELHLAVRFSCANAANMLHAYAGPLLPKMHYADPLLVRQVENLRYQATNVVAARLGRAEPPLGREVVEYMLDRGSHLWSMRRSKANFFRLVAVLSAPIAVGRWIESVRSWTRPVHSFLVASAYVLFVLFPELILPTLFLALAAAGLWRYRSRERHPPHMDVRLSYADAVYADELDEEFDTFPTRRPHDLVRMRYDRLRSVATQGERVQALLSWRDPRATLIFLAFCVIAAAALYAVPMKAILGMWGLYALRPPRFRSRMPSPFMSFFRRLPTKADSLL; encoded by the coding sequence ATGAAGATGGGTGctaaagaggaggaggaggagaagctggtggtggaggtggtggcGGCGCACAACCTGATGCCCAAGGATGGGCAGGGGTCGTCGTCGCCGTACGTGGAGGTGGAGTTCGAGCACCAGAAGAGGCGCACCCGCTCCGTGCCCAAGGAGCTAAACCCCGTGTGGAACGAGCGACTCCTCTTCCCCGTCTCCGAACCCGACGACCTACCCTACCGCGCCATCGACGTCGCCGTCTACAACGACCGAGCCCACGCACACGGCGGCGGCGCCCGCAACTTCCTCGGCAGGGTCCGCGTCCCCGCCGCCGGAGTCCCCGCCCCGGGCGAGGACGCCGTGCCCCAGCTCTTCCCCCTCGAGAAAAGGAGCCTCTTTTCCCACATCCGCGGCGAGATCAGCCTTAAGATATACCGCACCTACGGCCACGCCCACGCGCCCGCCCAGCAAGTGGGGCTCGGCCCCGGCCCCGGCCCCGGCCCCGGCCCCGGCCCCGGCACCGCCAAAGCCAAGGAGAAAGCCGCGCCGAAGCaccagaagcagcagcagcagcagcagcagcagccgccgcAGCTGCCGCCCGCGGTGGCGGCGCAGCctccgccgcagcagcagccCTCGGCGGCGCAGAAGCAGCCGCGGCCGCGCCCGGGGCCGGAGCTCTCGGGCCCGGGCCCCGCGGGCGCCATCAAGCCGATGATCCTCGCCACGGGGCCCGCGCTGGGCCCGGAGCCGTACCCCGTCCTCTGCGCCGGCTCCGGGGCGCAGGAGTTCGCGCTGAAGGAGACGCGGCCGCGGctgggcggcgccgccgcggcggccggGGGGCACCGGGACAAGTCGAGCGCGACCTACGACCTGGTGGAGCAGGTGCAGTACCTGTACGTCCGCGTGGTGCGCGCGCGCGACCTCCCGCAGAGCGGCGGCGAGGTCCACGCGGAGGTGAAGCTCGGGAACTACCGCGGCGTCACCCCCCCGgcccccgcctccgccgcgcaCTGGGGCCAGGTGTTCGCCTTCTCCGGGGACTCCGTCCACTCGTCGGTGGCCGAGGTGCTCGTGAAGGAGCGCGAGCGCGAGGAGTCGATCGGGCGCGTGGTGTTCGACCTGAGCGAGGTCCCGCGGCGGGCCCCCCCGGACAGCACCCTGGCCCCGCAGTGGTACCGGCTGGAGGACCCCAGCGGCGACCGCCGGGGCGAGCTCATGGCGTCGGCGTGGTTCGGCACCCAAGCCGACGAGGCCTTCGCCGAGGCCTGGCACTCCAAGGCCGCCGGGGTCCACGGCGACGGCCTCGGCTCCATCAAATCCAAGGTCTACGTCGCCCCCAAGCTCTGGTACCTCCGCGTCTCCGTCCTCGAGGCCCAGGACCTGCCCCCGGGCGCCGGGGACAAGGCCCGGTTCCCGGAGCTCTTCGCCCGCGCCATGGTCGGGGCCCAGATCCTCCGCACCCGGGCCGCCGCCCCGGCCCACCCGAACCGGGGCCCCTCGAACCCGGTCTGGGCGGAGGACCTCATGTTCGTGGTGGCCGAGCCGTTCGACGACCTGCTGGTGGTCTCCGTCGAGGACCgggtcgggccgggccgggACGACGTGCTGGGCCGGGCCGGCTCGGGGGCCCAGAGTTGCCGGTTCGGCGCGGGCCGGGTCCACCTCCGGCTCAGCCTCGACGGCGGGTACCACGTGCTCGACGAGTCCACCGCGCACAGCAGCGACCTCCGCCCCACCGCGAAGCAGCTGTGGGCCCCGCCCGTGGGCGTGCTGGAGCTGGGCGTGCTGGGCGCCACGGCGCTCGCGCCCATGAAGCCCCCGCGCGAGGGCAAGCCCGGGTCCTCCGCCGACGCCTACTGCGTCGCCAAGTACGCCCACAAGTGGGTCCGGACCCGCACCGTCGTCGACTCGCTCTGCCCCCGGTGGAACGAGCAGTACACGTGGGAGGTGTTCGACCCCTGCACGGTGATCACCGTCGGCGTCTTCGACAACTGCCACGTCGACaggacctcctcctcctcctcatcctcgcCGCCTTCGCCCCGCGACGCCCGCATCGGCAAGATCCGCATCCGGCTGTCGACGCTCGAGACGGATCGGGTGTACACGCACGCGTACCCGCTCCTGATGCTGCACCCGTCGTCGGGGTTGAAGAAGATGGGGGAGCTCCACCTCGCCGTGCGCTTCTCCTGCGCCAACGCCGCGAACATGCTCCACGCCTACGCGGGCCCCTTGCTCCCGAAGATGCACTACGCGGACCCGCTCCTCGTGCGCCAGGTGGAGAACCTGCGGTACCAGGCCACCAACGTGGTGGCCGCGCGCCTGGGCCGCGCCGAGCCCCCGCTGGgccgggaggtggtggagtaCATGCTCGACCGCGGCTCCCACCTCTGGAGCATGCGCCGCAGCAAGGCCAACTTCTTCCGCCTCGTCGCCGTGCTCTCCGCACCCATCGCCGTCGGCCGCTGGATCGAATCCGTCCGGTCGTGGACCCGCCCCGTGCACTCCTTCCTCGTCGCGTCGGCCTACGTGTTGTTCGTGCTCTTTCCGGAGCTGATACTCCCGACCCTCTTCTTGGCCCTGGCGGCGGCGGGGCTGTGGCGGTATCGATCGCGGGAGCGGCACCCCCCGCATATGGACGTCCGGCTGTCGTACGCGGACGCGGTGTACGCAGACGAATTGGACGAGGAGTTCGACACGTTCCCGACGAGGAGACCGCACGACCTGGTGCGGATGAGGTACGACCGGCTGCGGAGCGTCGCGACGCAGGGCGAGCGCGTGCAGGCGCTGCTCAGCTGGAGGGACCCGCGGGCCACGCTGATATTCCTCGCATTCTGcgtcatcgccgccgccgcgctctaCGCCGTCCCCATGAAGGCCATCCTCGGAATGTGGGGATTGTACGCGCTGCGGCCGCCGCGGTTCCGGAGCCGCATGCCGTCGCCGTTCATGAGCTTCTTCAGGAGGCTGCCCACCAAGGCGGATAGCTTGTTGTGa